The following coding sequences are from one Capsicum annuum cultivar UCD-10X-F1 chromosome 3, UCD10Xv1.1, whole genome shotgun sequence window:
- the LOC107864812 gene encoding kelch domain-containing protein 3 isoform X2 has translation MLLCFSHLFCFAFFFSSLLCCSSLEFLNMMRWERVAVHGVDGASKRWSHTCNAVQGGRLLYVFGGYDKDDVQTNKVHVFDTVNRIWSEPLMNGGLPSPRSGHSCTTIGNDLIMFGGTNGTGPLNDLHILFTSSNTWVSPDLIGDAPNPREGHSAALIGHELFIFGGCAKFDDAEIYYDDIHKLDIEKSVWMHIVPSGTPPSKREGQSCSCWNRKIIVIGGRDKSGFYQSDVHIFDTETFAWCKLNTTGHILQPRTWHTTISLGRKQFVFGGFDHQSLFDDVYVLDVAARTWREVFPIGQGPSARFSVAGDFLDPHQRGVLAFTGGCGENLQPLEDVHYLHTGLAREAEPDIRRIAKLSLMEQLHLKFQKQYNNALFRFGINSRGKILLNGVSQISHKHLHQKDAMDSLMKGRTTLVTDRRLSTVESANNVAVVSDGQIVESGTHDG, from the exons ATGCTGTTGTGCTTTTCACATCTCTTTTGCTttgctttctttttctcttcattGCTTTGCTGTAGTTCACTGGAgtttttaaacatgatgagatgGGAAAGAGTTgctgttcatggagttgatggagCTAGTAAAAGGTGGAGCCACACCTGTAACGCTGTACAAGGTGGTAGACTTCTCTACGTCTTTGGTGGCTATGACAAAGACGACGTACAAACCAATAAAGTTCATGTCTTTGACACTG ttaatagaatttggagtgagCCATTGATGAATGGAGGTTTGCCCTCACCCAGGAGTGGCCACAGTTGTACAACCATTGGAAATGATCTGATTATGTTTGGTGGCACAAATGGGACAGGACCTCTTAATGATTTGCATATTTTGTTCACTT CTTCAAATACATGGGTATCGCCTGATCTAATAGGCGATGCCCCCAATCCAAGGGAAGGCCACAGTGCAGCACTTATTGGTCATGAGCTTTTCATATTTGGTGGATGCGCAAAATTTGATGATGCTGAaatatactatgatgatattCACAAATTGGATATAG AGAAATCTGTTTGGATGCACATTGTGCCATCAGGCACTCCGCCAAGTAAGCGTGAAGGCCAGTCCTGTTCATGTTGGAATAGGAAGATCATTGTCATAGGTGGTCGGGACAAATCTGGCTTTTATCAGTCAGATGTCCATATATTTGACACAG AAACCTTTGCTTGGTGCAAGTTGAATACCACAGGCCATATTTTGCAACCACGAACTTGGCATACAACCATTTCGCTGGGCAGGAAGCAGTTTGTCTTTGGGGGTTTTGATCATCAGAGCCTATTTGACGACGTTTATGTTCTTGATGTTg CTGCTCGTACATGGCGTGAGGTCTTCCCCATTGGTCAGGGCCCATCCGCCAGATTCTCAGTTGCTGGGGATTTTTTAGATCCACACCAGAGAGGTGTTCTTGCATTTACAGGTGGCTGTGGTGAGAACCTTCAACCTTTGGAGGACGTGCACTATCTACATACAG GCCTTGCTAGGGAGGCTGAACCTGACATAAGAAGGATAGCGAAATTGTCTTTGATGGAGCAGTTGCATTTGAAATTCCAGAAGCAATACAATAATGCTCTCTTTAGATTTGGTATTAATTCTAGAGGGAAGATCTTGCTGAATGGGGTTTCTCAAATATCTCATAAGCACCTACACCAAAAG GATGCCATGGATTCTCTGATGAAAGGAAGAACCACTCTTGTCACAGATCGCAGGCTTTCAACTGTCGAGAGTGCAAACAATGTAGCTGTTGTTTCGGATGGTCAAATAGTCGAAAGTGGCACACATGATGGATGA
- the LOC107864812 gene encoding RING finger protein B isoform X1, whose translation MLLCFSHLFCFAFFFSSLLCCSSLEFLNMMRWERVAVHGVDGASKRWSHTCNAVQGGRLLYVFGGYDKDDVQTNKVHVFDTVNRIWSEPLMNGGLPSPRSGHSCTTIGNDLIMFGGTNGTGPLNDLHILFTSSNTWVSPDLIGDAPNPREGHSAALIGHELFIFGGCAKFDDAEIYYDDIHKLDIEKSVWMHIVPSGTPPSKREGQSCSCWNRKIIVIGGRDKSGFYQSDVHIFDTVETFAWCKLNTTGHILQPRTWHTTISLGRKQFVFGGFDHQSLFDDVYVLDVAARTWREVFPIGQGPSARFSVAGDFLDPHQRGVLAFTGGCGENLQPLEDVHYLHTGLAREAEPDIRRIAKLSLMEQLHLKFQKQYNNALFRFGINSRGKILLNGVSQISHKHLHQKDAMDSLMKGRTTLVTDRRLSTVESANNVAVVSDGQIVESGTHDG comes from the exons ATGCTGTTGTGCTTTTCACATCTCTTTTGCTttgctttctttttctcttcattGCTTTGCTGTAGTTCACTGGAgtttttaaacatgatgagatgGGAAAGAGTTgctgttcatggagttgatggagCTAGTAAAAGGTGGAGCCACACCTGTAACGCTGTACAAGGTGGTAGACTTCTCTACGTCTTTGGTGGCTATGACAAAGACGACGTACAAACCAATAAAGTTCATGTCTTTGACACTG ttaatagaatttggagtgagCCATTGATGAATGGAGGTTTGCCCTCACCCAGGAGTGGCCACAGTTGTACAACCATTGGAAATGATCTGATTATGTTTGGTGGCACAAATGGGACAGGACCTCTTAATGATTTGCATATTTTGTTCACTT CTTCAAATACATGGGTATCGCCTGATCTAATAGGCGATGCCCCCAATCCAAGGGAAGGCCACAGTGCAGCACTTATTGGTCATGAGCTTTTCATATTTGGTGGATGCGCAAAATTTGATGATGCTGAaatatactatgatgatattCACAAATTGGATATAG AGAAATCTGTTTGGATGCACATTGTGCCATCAGGCACTCCGCCAAGTAAGCGTGAAGGCCAGTCCTGTTCATGTTGGAATAGGAAGATCATTGTCATAGGTGGTCGGGACAAATCTGGCTTTTATCAGTCAGATGTCCATATATTTGACACAG TAGAAACCTTTGCTTGGTGCAAGTTGAATACCACAGGCCATATTTTGCAACCACGAACTTGGCATACAACCATTTCGCTGGGCAGGAAGCAGTTTGTCTTTGGGGGTTTTGATCATCAGAGCCTATTTGACGACGTTTATGTTCTTGATGTTg CTGCTCGTACATGGCGTGAGGTCTTCCCCATTGGTCAGGGCCCATCCGCCAGATTCTCAGTTGCTGGGGATTTTTTAGATCCACACCAGAGAGGTGTTCTTGCATTTACAGGTGGCTGTGGTGAGAACCTTCAACCTTTGGAGGACGTGCACTATCTACATACAG GCCTTGCTAGGGAGGCTGAACCTGACATAAGAAGGATAGCGAAATTGTCTTTGATGGAGCAGTTGCATTTGAAATTCCAGAAGCAATACAATAATGCTCTCTTTAGATTTGGTATTAATTCTAGAGGGAAGATCTTGCTGAATGGGGTTTCTCAAATATCTCATAAGCACCTACACCAAAAG GATGCCATGGATTCTCTGATGAAAGGAAGAACCACTCTTGTCACAGATCGCAGGCTTTCAACTGTCGAGAGTGCAAACAATGTAGCTGTTGTTTCGGATGGTCAAATAGTCGAAAGTGGCACACATGATGGATGA
- the LOC107862339 gene encoding RING finger protein B isoform X4 translates to MMRWERVGVNGGGGPGKRWGHTCNAVQGGRFFYVFGGFGDDNRHTNKIHVFDTVNRIWSEPLTKGALPSPRDSHSCTTIGDKLFVFGGTNGRVPLNDLHIFDTSSNTWISPSLRGDRPNPREGHSAAFIGKRLFIFGGCGKFDDAEIFYDDVYVLNTETLVWKRIVPSGIPPSKRESHSCSSWNSKIIIIGGQDTSNYYQSDVHIFDADTLSWCKLNTTGQILPPRGGHTAVSLGKNIFIFGGFTDDQSLFDDVYMLDVAAGIWSEVIPTGEGPSARFAVAGDCLDPHIGGTLVFIGGCDKNLKALEDMHFLHTGLARGDERDERRLEKLSLRKQLKLKCQEQQALSSPYSRQNVYLNEYQTPLGKKTFQAKVTKNFPDGYTVETVIDGKCLRGILFSNKPRPNQTPCNDSIRNMGSGETDREKQNGDHDSVREVTRPSEANANDFQQADVSGGNSLRNEAPVEDATAETTHEVHGVPHDVNLESSMLTDAVDRGTKVSKENATATTDS, encoded by the exons ATGATGAGATGGGAAAGGGTAGGTGTCAATGGGGGTGGTGGGCCTGGGAAGAGGTGGGGACACACATGTAACGCTGTACAAGGAGGGAGGTTTTTCTATGTTTTTGGGGGTTTTGGTGATGACAATAGACATACAAATAAAATTCATGTCTTTGATACTG ttaatagaatttggagCGAGCCATTGACGAAGGGAGCTTTGCCTTCACCCAGGGATAGCCACAGTTGTACAACCATTGGAGATAAGCTGTTTGTGTTTGGGGGCACAAATGGGAGAGTGCCGCTTAATGATTTGCATATTTTCGACACTT CTTCGAATACATGGATATCACCCAGCCTAAGAGGAGATCGCCCTAATCCAAGGGAAGGCCACAGTGCAGCATTTATTGGTAAACGGCTTTTCATATTTGGCGGATGCGGAAAATTTGATGACGCTGAAATATTCtatgatgatgtttatgtattgaatACAG AGACATTGGTTTGGAAACGCATTGTGCCATCAGGCATTCCGCCAAGTAAGCGTGAGAGCCATTCCTGTTCCTCTTGGAACAGTAAGATTATAATTATAGGTGGTCAAGACACATCTAACTATTATCAGTCAGATGTTCATATATTTGATGCAG ATACCCTTTCTTGGTGTAAGTTGAACACTACGGGCCAGATCTTGCCACCGCGAGGTGGGCATACAGCCGTATCATTGGGcaagaatatttttatctttGGGGGTTTCACTGATGATCAGAGCCTATTTGATGACGTTTACATGCTTGATGTTG CTGCTGGCATATGGAGTGAGGTCATTCCCACCGGTGAGGGCCCATCTGCCAGATTTGCAGTTGCTGGGGATTGTTTAGATCCACACATTGGAGGTACTCTTGTGTTCATAGGTGGTTGTGATAAGAACCTTAAAGCCTTGGAAGACATGCATTTTCTACATACAG GCCTTGCTAGAGGGGATGAGCGAGACGAAAGAAGGCTAGAGAAGCTGTCTCTGAGGAAGCAGTTGAAGTTGAAATGCCAGGAGCAACAAGCTTTATCTTCTCCCTACA GTCGGCAGAATGTTTATTTGAACGAGTACCAGACTCCTCTGGGGAAGAAGACTTTTCAAGCCAAGGTCACAAAGAATTTTCCAGATGGCTATACCGTTGAAACTGTTATAGATGGAAAATGTCTTCGTGGAATACTATTTTCCAACAAACCAAGGCCTAATCAGACTCCCTGTAATGATTCTATCAG GAATATGGGAAGTGGTGAAACTGATAGAGAAAAGCAGAATGGCGACCATGATTCTGTTAGAGAAGTTACAAGACCTTCAGAAGCAAATGCAAATGACTTCCAGCAAGCAGATGTCTCTGGTGGGAATTCTCTCAGAAATGAGGCCCCAGTTGAAGATGCTACAGCTGAAACCACCCATGAG GTTCATGGCGTGCCCCATGATGTGAATTTGGAAAGCAGTATGCTGACTGATGCAGTAGATCGTGGTACTAAAGTCTCCAAGGAGAATGCTACTGCAACAACTGACTCGTGA
- the LOC107862339 gene encoding RING finger protein B isoform X2 — protein sequence MMRWERVGVNGGGGPGKRWGHTCNAVQGGRFFYVFGGFGDDNRHTNKIHVFDTVNRIWSEPLTKGALPSPRDSHSCTTIGDKLFVFGGTNGRVPLNDLHIFDTSSNTWISPSLRGDRPNPREGHSAAFIGKRLFIFGGCGKFDDAEIFYDDVYVLNTETLVWKRIVPSGIPPSKRESHSCSSWNSKIIIIGGQDTSNYYQSDVHIFDADTLSWCKLNTTGQILPPRGGHTAVSLGKNIFIFGGFTDDQSLFDDVYMLDVAAGIWSEVIPTGEGPSARFAVAGDCLDPHIGGTLVFIGGCDKNLKALEDMHFLHTGLARGDERDERRLEKLSLRKQLKLKCQEQQALSSPYSNALTGFNSNANVHHQHTQPCRQNVYLNEYQTPLGKKTFQAKVTKNFPDGYTVETVIDGKCLRGILFSNKPRPNQTPCNDSIRNMGSGETDREKQNGDHDSVREVTRPSEANANDFQQADVSGGNSLRNEAPVEDATAETTHEVHGVPHDVNLESSMLTDAVDRGTKVSKENATATTDS from the exons ATGATGAGATGGGAAAGGGTAGGTGTCAATGGGGGTGGTGGGCCTGGGAAGAGGTGGGGACACACATGTAACGCTGTACAAGGAGGGAGGTTTTTCTATGTTTTTGGGGGTTTTGGTGATGACAATAGACATACAAATAAAATTCATGTCTTTGATACTG ttaatagaatttggagCGAGCCATTGACGAAGGGAGCTTTGCCTTCACCCAGGGATAGCCACAGTTGTACAACCATTGGAGATAAGCTGTTTGTGTTTGGGGGCACAAATGGGAGAGTGCCGCTTAATGATTTGCATATTTTCGACACTT CTTCGAATACATGGATATCACCCAGCCTAAGAGGAGATCGCCCTAATCCAAGGGAAGGCCACAGTGCAGCATTTATTGGTAAACGGCTTTTCATATTTGGCGGATGCGGAAAATTTGATGACGCTGAAATATTCtatgatgatgtttatgtattgaatACAG AGACATTGGTTTGGAAACGCATTGTGCCATCAGGCATTCCGCCAAGTAAGCGTGAGAGCCATTCCTGTTCCTCTTGGAACAGTAAGATTATAATTATAGGTGGTCAAGACACATCTAACTATTATCAGTCAGATGTTCATATATTTGATGCAG ATACCCTTTCTTGGTGTAAGTTGAACACTACGGGCCAGATCTTGCCACCGCGAGGTGGGCATACAGCCGTATCATTGGGcaagaatatttttatctttGGGGGTTTCACTGATGATCAGAGCCTATTTGATGACGTTTACATGCTTGATGTTG CTGCTGGCATATGGAGTGAGGTCATTCCCACCGGTGAGGGCCCATCTGCCAGATTTGCAGTTGCTGGGGATTGTTTAGATCCACACATTGGAGGTACTCTTGTGTTCATAGGTGGTTGTGATAAGAACCTTAAAGCCTTGGAAGACATGCATTTTCTACATACAG GCCTTGCTAGAGGGGATGAGCGAGACGAAAGAAGGCTAGAGAAGCTGTCTCTGAGGAAGCAGTTGAAGTTGAAATGCCAGGAGCAACAAGCTTTATCTTCTCCCTACAGTAATGCTCTTACTGGATTTAATAGTAATGCTAATGTTCATCACCAACATACACAGCCAT GTCGGCAGAATGTTTATTTGAACGAGTACCAGACTCCTCTGGGGAAGAAGACTTTTCAAGCCAAGGTCACAAAGAATTTTCCAGATGGCTATACCGTTGAAACTGTTATAGATGGAAAATGTCTTCGTGGAATACTATTTTCCAACAAACCAAGGCCTAATCAGACTCCCTGTAATGATTCTATCAG GAATATGGGAAGTGGTGAAACTGATAGAGAAAAGCAGAATGGCGACCATGATTCTGTTAGAGAAGTTACAAGACCTTCAGAAGCAAATGCAAATGACTTCCAGCAAGCAGATGTCTCTGGTGGGAATTCTCTCAGAAATGAGGCCCCAGTTGAAGATGCTACAGCTGAAACCACCCATGAG GTTCATGGCGTGCCCCATGATGTGAATTTGGAAAGCAGTATGCTGACTGATGCAGTAGATCGTGGTACTAAAGTCTCCAAGGAGAATGCTACTGCAACAACTGACTCGTGA
- the LOC107862339 gene encoding kelch domain-containing protein 3 isoform X1: protein MMRWERVGVNGGGGPGKRWGHTCNAVQGGRFFYVFGGFGDDNRHTNKIHVFDTVNRIWSEPLTKGALPSPRDSHSCTTIGDKLFVFGGTNGRVPLNDLHIFDTSSNTWISPSLRGDRPNPREGHSAAFIGKRLFIFGGCGKFDDAEIFYDDVYVLNTETLVWKRIVPSGIPPSKRESHSCSSWNSKIIIIGGQDTSNYYQSDVHIFDADTLSWCKLNTTGQILPPRGGHTAVSLGKNIFIFGGFTDDQSLFDDVYMLDVGMLSAAGIWSEVIPTGEGPSARFAVAGDCLDPHIGGTLVFIGGCDKNLKALEDMHFLHTGLARGDERDERRLEKLSLRKQLKLKCQEQQALSSPYSNALTGFNSNANVHHQHTQPCRQNVYLNEYQTPLGKKTFQAKVTKNFPDGYTVETVIDGKCLRGILFSNKPRPNQTPCNDSIRNMGSGETDREKQNGDHDSVREVTRPSEANANDFQQADVSGGNSLRNEAPVEDATAETTHEVHGVPHDVNLESSMLTDAVDRGTKVSKENATATTDS from the exons ATGATGAGATGGGAAAGGGTAGGTGTCAATGGGGGTGGTGGGCCTGGGAAGAGGTGGGGACACACATGTAACGCTGTACAAGGAGGGAGGTTTTTCTATGTTTTTGGGGGTTTTGGTGATGACAATAGACATACAAATAAAATTCATGTCTTTGATACTG ttaatagaatttggagCGAGCCATTGACGAAGGGAGCTTTGCCTTCACCCAGGGATAGCCACAGTTGTACAACCATTGGAGATAAGCTGTTTGTGTTTGGGGGCACAAATGGGAGAGTGCCGCTTAATGATTTGCATATTTTCGACACTT CTTCGAATACATGGATATCACCCAGCCTAAGAGGAGATCGCCCTAATCCAAGGGAAGGCCACAGTGCAGCATTTATTGGTAAACGGCTTTTCATATTTGGCGGATGCGGAAAATTTGATGACGCTGAAATATTCtatgatgatgtttatgtattgaatACAG AGACATTGGTTTGGAAACGCATTGTGCCATCAGGCATTCCGCCAAGTAAGCGTGAGAGCCATTCCTGTTCCTCTTGGAACAGTAAGATTATAATTATAGGTGGTCAAGACACATCTAACTATTATCAGTCAGATGTTCATATATTTGATGCAG ATACCCTTTCTTGGTGTAAGTTGAACACTACGGGCCAGATCTTGCCACCGCGAGGTGGGCATACAGCCGTATCATTGGGcaagaatatttttatctttGGGGGTTTCACTGATGATCAGAGCCTATTTGATGACGTTTACATGCTTGATGTTGGTATGTTATCTG CTGCTGGCATATGGAGTGAGGTCATTCCCACCGGTGAGGGCCCATCTGCCAGATTTGCAGTTGCTGGGGATTGTTTAGATCCACACATTGGAGGTACTCTTGTGTTCATAGGTGGTTGTGATAAGAACCTTAAAGCCTTGGAAGACATGCATTTTCTACATACAG GCCTTGCTAGAGGGGATGAGCGAGACGAAAGAAGGCTAGAGAAGCTGTCTCTGAGGAAGCAGTTGAAGTTGAAATGCCAGGAGCAACAAGCTTTATCTTCTCCCTACAGTAATGCTCTTACTGGATTTAATAGTAATGCTAATGTTCATCACCAACATACACAGCCAT GTCGGCAGAATGTTTATTTGAACGAGTACCAGACTCCTCTGGGGAAGAAGACTTTTCAAGCCAAGGTCACAAAGAATTTTCCAGATGGCTATACCGTTGAAACTGTTATAGATGGAAAATGTCTTCGTGGAATACTATTTTCCAACAAACCAAGGCCTAATCAGACTCCCTGTAATGATTCTATCAG GAATATGGGAAGTGGTGAAACTGATAGAGAAAAGCAGAATGGCGACCATGATTCTGTTAGAGAAGTTACAAGACCTTCAGAAGCAAATGCAAATGACTTCCAGCAAGCAGATGTCTCTGGTGGGAATTCTCTCAGAAATGAGGCCCCAGTTGAAGATGCTACAGCTGAAACCACCCATGAG GTTCATGGCGTGCCCCATGATGTGAATTTGGAAAGCAGTATGCTGACTGATGCAGTAGATCGTGGTACTAAAGTCTCCAAGGAGAATGCTACTGCAACAACTGACTCGTGA
- the LOC107862339 gene encoding kelch domain-containing protein 3 isoform X3, with protein MMRWERVGVNGGGGPGKRWGHTCNAVQGGRFFYVFGGFGDDNRHTNKIHVFDTVNRIWSEPLTKGALPSPRDSHSCTTIGDKLFVFGGTNGRVPLNDLHIFDTSSNTWISPSLRGDRPNPREGHSAAFIGKRLFIFGGCGKFDDAEIFYDDVYVLNTETLVWKRIVPSGIPPSKRESHSCSSWNSKIIIIGGQDTSNYYQSDVHIFDADTLSWCKLNTTGQILPPRGGHTAVSLGKNIFIFGGFTDDQSLFDDVYMLDVGMLSAAGIWSEVIPTGEGPSARFAVAGDCLDPHIGGTLVFIGGCDKNLKALEDMHFLHTGLARGDERDERRLEKLSLRKQLKLKCQEQQALSSPYSRQNVYLNEYQTPLGKKTFQAKVTKNFPDGYTVETVIDGKCLRGILFSNKPRPNQTPCNDSIRNMGSGETDREKQNGDHDSVREVTRPSEANANDFQQADVSGGNSLRNEAPVEDATAETTHEVHGVPHDVNLESSMLTDAVDRGTKVSKENATATTDS; from the exons ATGATGAGATGGGAAAGGGTAGGTGTCAATGGGGGTGGTGGGCCTGGGAAGAGGTGGGGACACACATGTAACGCTGTACAAGGAGGGAGGTTTTTCTATGTTTTTGGGGGTTTTGGTGATGACAATAGACATACAAATAAAATTCATGTCTTTGATACTG ttaatagaatttggagCGAGCCATTGACGAAGGGAGCTTTGCCTTCACCCAGGGATAGCCACAGTTGTACAACCATTGGAGATAAGCTGTTTGTGTTTGGGGGCACAAATGGGAGAGTGCCGCTTAATGATTTGCATATTTTCGACACTT CTTCGAATACATGGATATCACCCAGCCTAAGAGGAGATCGCCCTAATCCAAGGGAAGGCCACAGTGCAGCATTTATTGGTAAACGGCTTTTCATATTTGGCGGATGCGGAAAATTTGATGACGCTGAAATATTCtatgatgatgtttatgtattgaatACAG AGACATTGGTTTGGAAACGCATTGTGCCATCAGGCATTCCGCCAAGTAAGCGTGAGAGCCATTCCTGTTCCTCTTGGAACAGTAAGATTATAATTATAGGTGGTCAAGACACATCTAACTATTATCAGTCAGATGTTCATATATTTGATGCAG ATACCCTTTCTTGGTGTAAGTTGAACACTACGGGCCAGATCTTGCCACCGCGAGGTGGGCATACAGCCGTATCATTGGGcaagaatatttttatctttGGGGGTTTCACTGATGATCAGAGCCTATTTGATGACGTTTACATGCTTGATGTTGGTATGTTATCTG CTGCTGGCATATGGAGTGAGGTCATTCCCACCGGTGAGGGCCCATCTGCCAGATTTGCAGTTGCTGGGGATTGTTTAGATCCACACATTGGAGGTACTCTTGTGTTCATAGGTGGTTGTGATAAGAACCTTAAAGCCTTGGAAGACATGCATTTTCTACATACAG GCCTTGCTAGAGGGGATGAGCGAGACGAAAGAAGGCTAGAGAAGCTGTCTCTGAGGAAGCAGTTGAAGTTGAAATGCCAGGAGCAACAAGCTTTATCTTCTCCCTACA GTCGGCAGAATGTTTATTTGAACGAGTACCAGACTCCTCTGGGGAAGAAGACTTTTCAAGCCAAGGTCACAAAGAATTTTCCAGATGGCTATACCGTTGAAACTGTTATAGATGGAAAATGTCTTCGTGGAATACTATTTTCCAACAAACCAAGGCCTAATCAGACTCCCTGTAATGATTCTATCAG GAATATGGGAAGTGGTGAAACTGATAGAGAAAAGCAGAATGGCGACCATGATTCTGTTAGAGAAGTTACAAGACCTTCAGAAGCAAATGCAAATGACTTCCAGCAAGCAGATGTCTCTGGTGGGAATTCTCTCAGAAATGAGGCCCCAGTTGAAGATGCTACAGCTGAAACCACCCATGAG GTTCATGGCGTGCCCCATGATGTGAATTTGGAAAGCAGTATGCTGACTGATGCAGTAGATCGTGGTACTAAAGTCTCCAAGGAGAATGCTACTGCAACAACTGACTCGTGA